Proteins co-encoded in one Candidatus Krumholzibacteriota bacterium genomic window:
- a CDS encoding SGNH/GDSL hydrolase family protein: MNAASLIRCLGRWLVAAAVFGLVLELSARVDDRVRWNAPLLQANYTHAMLQVSDSLGRRNRPGARFEKWEIDRNGFRGPGAAVEKPAGVVRVVVAGASETFGLYESPGMEYAAQLDSVLERAEPGRFEVINAASAGMTPPRIRFLWGAHLRRFDPDVLVFYPSPAFYLDARVPRDTVRVRTGPVPAPPPRPRLLRKISIVAKRVVPGALQAWVNELLARREAGGEEAEPWEAPPPDRVAAFERQVTELVDAVRRDSVRVVLATHAVRFGGSMDAADRRHMAGWRKFYPLASADCLLEMDEAANEAIRRIGRERGIPVVDIARLVPAGDRYFADFAHFTDAGARLVAEALAPEVRAAATGDRPPPPGNASQ, translated from the coding sequence ATGAACGCCGCTTCGCTCATCCGCTGCCTCGGGCGCTGGCTCGTCGCCGCGGCCGTCTTCGGCCTCGTCCTCGAGCTCTCGGCCCGGGTGGACGACCGGGTGCGCTGGAACGCGCCGCTCCTCCAGGCGAACTACACGCACGCGATGCTCCAGGTCTCCGATTCCCTCGGACGGCGCAACCGCCCCGGCGCCCGCTTCGAAAAGTGGGAGATCGACCGGAACGGTTTCCGCGGCCCCGGCGCGGCCGTCGAGAAGCCGGCGGGGGTCGTTCGCGTCGTCGTCGCCGGGGCGTCGGAGACCTTCGGTCTCTACGAGAGCCCGGGGATGGAGTACGCAGCGCAGCTCGACTCGGTTCTCGAGCGCGCAGAGCCGGGACGCTTCGAGGTGATCAACGCGGCGAGCGCGGGGATGACCCCGCCGCGGATCCGTTTCCTCTGGGGGGCGCACCTGCGGCGATTCGATCCCGACGTGCTCGTCTTCTACCCCTCGCCTGCCTTCTACCTCGACGCGCGCGTCCCCCGCGACACGGTGCGCGTGCGCACGGGCCCCGTGCCGGCGCCGCCGCCCCGCCCGCGGCTTCTCCGCAAGATCTCGATCGTGGCGAAGCGCGTCGTCCCCGGTGCGCTGCAGGCGTGGGTCAACGAGCTGCTCGCCCGCCGCGAGGCGGGCGGGGAAGAGGCAGAGCCGTGGGAGGCGCCGCCCCCCGATCGCGTCGCCGCGTTCGAGCGGCAGGTGACCGAGCTCGTCGACGCCGTCCGGCGGGATTCCGTCCGGGTCGTCCTCGCCACGCACGCCGTGCGGTTCGGCGGTTCGATGGACGCGGCCGACCGCCGCCACATGGCCGGCTGGCGCAAGTTCTACCCGCTCGCCTCGGCCGACTGCCTGCTCGAAATGGATGAGGCGGCGAACGAGGCGATCCGCCGGATCGGCCGCGAGCGCGGCATCCCCGTCGTCGACATCGCCCGCCTGGTGCCCGCCGGCGACCGGTACTTCGCCGACTTCGCGCACTTCACCGACGCCGGCGCGCGACTCGTCGCCGAGGCCCTCGCCCCGGAAGTGCGCGCGGCGGCCACGGGCGATCGCCCGCCGCCGCCGGGGAACGCCTCTCAGTAG
- a CDS encoding MBOAT family protein, with protein MWFNSFDFAVFFVVVLALYYLLPFRWQNRMLLVASYVFYGWWDWRFLSLILISTIVDFVAGIRIHGAGDAADPATARRRRGWLVASVCTNLGILGFFKYFDFFAGSLAGALGALGIESSVLRLDLVLPVGISFYTFQTMSYTIDIYRGKMEPTRHFPDFALFVAFFPQLVAGPIERARVLVPQILRPRTFSAHRFADGAHLIFWGLFKKVFVADNLARTADAVFADPNASWWSIVVGVYAFAFQIYCDFSGYSDIARGCAKCLGFELMLNFDFPYIAVSPSDFWRRWHISLSSWLRDYLYIPLGGNRGGRAKTYRNLSLTMLLGGLWHGAAWNFVAWGAYHGLLLVGQRLLGGLARIVSGRAARGRAEPGAAGAGAAGNVAVATGAATEARSIDARPAHRWGVAAGGRFAARALRVALFFQLTCLGWLFFRVRSLGQAGSMLRRLVTLEGTARWGEMLVVVEYALPLLAVETVMVLARRDDVFRLAAPLPVKAAVYGVLFYLFAFLGAQAQSFIYFQF; from the coding sequence ATGTGGTTCAATTCGTTCGATTTCGCCGTCTTCTTCGTCGTCGTCCTCGCCCTGTACTACCTGTTGCCCTTCCGCTGGCAGAACCGGATGCTCCTCGTCGCCTCCTACGTCTTCTACGGCTGGTGGGACTGGCGCTTCCTCTCGTTGATACTGATCTCGACGATCGTCGACTTCGTGGCGGGGATCCGCATCCACGGGGCGGGGGATGCGGCCGACCCGGCCACGGCCCGGCGCCGGCGGGGCTGGCTCGTGGCGAGCGTCTGCACGAACCTCGGCATCCTCGGCTTCTTCAAGTACTTCGATTTCTTCGCGGGCTCACTCGCCGGCGCGCTGGGCGCGCTGGGGATCGAGTCGTCCGTCCTGCGGCTCGATCTCGTGCTGCCGGTGGGCATCTCCTTCTACACCTTCCAGACGATGAGCTACACGATCGACATCTACCGGGGCAAGATGGAGCCGACCCGGCACTTCCCCGATTTCGCGCTCTTCGTCGCCTTCTTCCCGCAGCTCGTCGCCGGCCCGATCGAACGGGCGCGCGTGCTCGTGCCGCAGATCCTCCGGCCCCGTACCTTCAGCGCGCACCGCTTCGCCGACGGCGCGCATCTCATCTTCTGGGGGCTCTTCAAGAAGGTCTTCGTCGCCGACAACCTCGCACGCACGGCCGACGCCGTCTTCGCCGATCCGAACGCCTCGTGGTGGTCGATCGTCGTGGGCGTCTACGCCTTCGCCTTCCAGATCTACTGCGACTTCTCCGGCTACTCCGACATCGCCCGGGGGTGCGCGAAGTGCCTCGGCTTCGAGCTGATGCTGAACTTCGACTTCCCCTACATCGCGGTGAGCCCGAGCGATTTCTGGCGCCGCTGGCACATCAGCCTCTCCTCGTGGCTGCGCGACTACCTCTACATCCCGCTCGGCGGGAACCGCGGCGGGCGGGCGAAGACCTACCGCAACCTCTCGCTCACGATGCTCCTCGGCGGGCTCTGGCACGGCGCGGCGTGGAACTTCGTCGCCTGGGGGGCCTACCACGGCCTGCTCCTCGTCGGCCAGCGCCTGCTCGGCGGGCTCGCGCGGATCGTTTCGGGCCGCGCGGCGCGGGGGCGCGCGGAACCCGGCGCGGCCGGCGCCGGCGCTGCGGGGAACGTTGCAGTCGCGACCGGCGCGGCGACGGAGGCGCGGTCGATCGACGCGCGGCCCGCGCATCGCTGGGGTGTCGCCGCGGGCGGCCGTTTCGCCGCGCGCGCCCTGCGCGTGGCCCTCTTCTTCCAGCTGACCTGCCTCGGCTGGCTCTTCTTCCGCGTGCGCTCGCTCGGCCAGGCGGGATCGATGCTGCGGCGCCTCGTCACCCTCGAGGGGACGGCCCGCTGGGGGGAGATGCTCGTCGTCGTGGAGTACGCCCTGCCGCTTCTCGCCGTCGAGACGGTCATGGTGCTCGCCCGCCGCGACGACGTCTTCCGGCTCGCCGCGCCGCTCCCGGTGAAGGCGGCCGTCTACGGCGTCCTCTTCTACCTCTTCGCCTTCCTCGGCGCGCAGGCGCAGAGCTTCATCTACTTCCAGTTCTAG
- a CDS encoding UDP-glucose/GDP-mannose dehydrogenase family protein — MKISVFGLGYVGVVSAACLADGGNTVVGVDVAEVKVDLINDGKTPVIEKDIGRIIEENVAKGRLRATADAAAAIRETEMSLVCVGTPSLPNGDANLEFLRAVCAEIGQLIAAKDKRHIVVIRSTSFPGTTRNVCRPILEEHSGKRAFEDFGLCFNPEFLREGSSVADYYDPPKIVVGSENEADARRVCEIYRGIDAPVFVAGLEAAEMVKFADNCFHALKVCFANEIGNVCKAVGIDGHDVMEIFCADRKLNISPYYFKPGFAFGGSCLPKDVRALTHQASRLDVKVPVLDAIMPANELQVKRGIEMIIATGARRIGFLGMSFKAGTDDLRESPIVTVIETLIGKGYDIRIYDRNVNLAKLFGANKEYIETRIKHISDLMTPHIEQVVEFAETIVIGNRSTEFIHELPHLREDQTVIDLVRIADRPETPARYEGICW; from the coding sequence ATGAAGATAAGCGTGTTCGGTCTCGGGTACGTCGGCGTGGTCTCGGCCGCCTGTCTCGCCGACGGGGGCAACACCGTCGTCGGCGTGGACGTGGCCGAGGTCAAGGTCGACCTCATCAACGACGGCAAGACGCCGGTCATCGAGAAGGACATCGGCCGCATCATCGAGGAGAACGTGGCGAAGGGGCGCCTGCGGGCGACGGCCGACGCCGCCGCGGCGATCCGCGAGACGGAGATGTCGCTCGTCTGCGTGGGCACGCCGAGTTTGCCGAACGGCGACGCGAACCTCGAGTTTCTCCGCGCCGTCTGCGCCGAGATCGGCCAGCTCATCGCCGCGAAAGACAAGCGCCACATCGTCGTCATCCGCTCGACGAGCTTCCCCGGCACCACGCGCAACGTCTGCCGGCCGATCCTCGAGGAGCACAGCGGCAAGCGGGCCTTCGAGGACTTCGGTCTCTGCTTCAACCCCGAGTTCCTCCGCGAGGGCTCCTCGGTGGCCGACTACTACGATCCGCCGAAGATCGTCGTGGGGAGCGAGAACGAGGCCGACGCGCGCAGGGTCTGCGAGATCTACAGGGGGATCGACGCCCCCGTCTTCGTCGCCGGCCTCGAGGCGGCCGAGATGGTGAAGTTCGCCGACAACTGCTTCCACGCGCTGAAGGTCTGCTTCGCCAACGAGATCGGCAACGTCTGCAAGGCGGTCGGGATCGACGGGCACGACGTGATGGAGATCTTCTGCGCCGACCGCAAGCTCAACATCTCCCCCTACTACTTCAAGCCGGGTTTCGCCTTCGGCGGCTCCTGCCTCCCGAAGGACGTCCGCGCGCTCACCCACCAGGCGAGCCGGCTCGACGTGAAGGTCCCCGTGCTCGACGCGATCATGCCGGCGAACGAGCTGCAGGTGAAGCGCGGCATCGAGATGATCATCGCGACCGGCGCGAGGCGGATCGGCTTTCTCGGGATGAGCTTCAAGGCGGGCACCGACGACCTGCGGGAGAGCCCGATCGTCACGGTGATCGAGACCCTGATCGGCAAGGGCTACGACATCCGGATCTACGACCGAAACGTCAACCTCGCCAAGCTCTTCGGCGCCAACAAGGAGTACATCGAGACGCGCATCAAACACATCTCCGACCTGATGACGCCCCATATCGAACAGGTCGTCGAGTTCGCCGAGACGATCGTCATCGGGAACCGCTCGACCGAGTTCATCCACGAGTTGCCGCACCTGCGCGAAGACCAGACCGTGATCGACCTCGTCCGCATCGCCGACCGTCCCGAGACGCCGGCCCGGTACGAGGGGATCTGCTGGTAG
- a CDS encoding polysaccharide deacetylase family protein → MSKRDLAARALSFLPRRLVVARRERRLGRCLTVLTYHRVMEIPAGFPLDDDLVSAGPRAFERQLAFVTREYDVMTLREVGESLDRDGRLPARGLVITFDDGYRDNYEVAFPLLRRANATAVMFVAAGFIGERRLFWWDRLARIVKTAPAGEVPLGEPLNAVLRLGSGNRQQAARKLIRAVKGLPDDEKEELIAFLAERCGVADGPPAERETMTWNELRELDAAGIEIGAHSVNHPIFSNIPETRLREEVAGAKAMIEAELGRAVTSFGSPGRGRIGPKKKRSAKETLRRIVAESGYRFSTMYNWGLNTEKGFDPLGLRRVGIERYDSGAVFRAKLLFPDIIDY, encoded by the coding sequence GTGTCGAAACGCGATCTCGCCGCCCGCGCCCTGTCCTTCCTGCCCCGCCGGCTCGTCGTGGCCCGCCGCGAGCGGCGCCTCGGGCGATGCCTCACCGTGCTCACCTACCACCGGGTGATGGAGATCCCGGCCGGGTTCCCCCTCGACGACGACCTCGTGAGCGCAGGGCCGCGCGCGTTCGAGCGGCAGCTCGCCTTCGTCACGCGCGAGTACGACGTCATGACCCTGCGCGAGGTGGGCGAGTCCCTCGACCGGGACGGGCGTTTGCCCGCCCGCGGGCTCGTCATCACCTTCGACGACGGCTACCGCGACAACTACGAGGTGGCCTTCCCGCTCCTGCGCCGGGCGAACGCGACGGCGGTGATGTTCGTGGCCGCGGGGTTCATCGGCGAGCGGCGCCTGTTCTGGTGGGACCGCCTCGCGCGGATCGTCAAGACGGCGCCCGCGGGCGAGGTACCCCTCGGCGAGCCCCTGAACGCCGTCCTGCGCCTCGGCTCCGGCAACCGCCAGCAGGCGGCGCGGAAGCTGATCCGGGCGGTGAAGGGGCTCCCCGACGACGAGAAGGAGGAGCTGATCGCCTTTCTCGCCGAACGCTGCGGCGTCGCGGACGGGCCGCCGGCCGAGCGCGAGACGATGACGTGGAACGAGCTCCGCGAGCTGGACGCGGCGGGGATCGAGATCGGCGCCCACTCGGTGAACCACCCGATCTTCTCCAACATTCCCGAGACGCGCCTCCGCGAGGAGGTGGCCGGCGCGAAGGCGATGATCGAGGCCGAGCTGGGCCGTGCGGTCACGAGCTTCGGCTCGCCGGGCCGCGGACGCATCGGGCCGAAGAAGAAGCGTTCGGCCAAGGAGACGCTCCGCCGGATCGTCGCCGAGAGCGGCTACCGTTTCAGCACGATGTACAACTGGGGACTGAACACGGAGAAGGGTTTCGATCCGCTCGGGCTCCGGCGCGTGGGGATCGAGCGCTACGACAGCGGCGCCGTCTTCCGCGCCAAGCTCCTCTTCCCCGACATCATCGACTACTGA